Proteins encoded by one window of Bryobacteraceae bacterium:
- a CDS encoding SBBP repeat-containing protein, translated as MKVFSVILLVLAAFAQGAPRTDAVNLGEQPVWFEENRGQVDTRARYFARGRGYHVYLNSSEAILALHGEKPAVLTMKLDGARREASIEGGGMNADRSSYFHGNDPKKWVTGVAHHSSVRVRGAWEGVDVRYYENGRRLLEHDFVVAAGADASRIRMRFEGAGAVRVEKDGALTIETAAGPVRWEKPEAYQTVDGARRDVESAYRVGKDGAVDFVLGEYDRGAELVIDPELVYARFVGGSGQDQITDMVYRPGADELLIVGETSSIDIPILNAFDDRIEVAYFQAEAFLLRTTPTGPRHFTYIGGRGWDTAAGVAVDSAGSAYLCGTTGSTDFPAQGGVFPSSAADGYRVYILKLPADGRTLAYSSLIGGGTSYQQARAIAIDAQGAAYVTGLTSSSNFPVTAGAFRPANSNFLSDAFVLKLNAQGTALVYASYLGGFQDDEGNGIAVNASGEAFVVGTTYSESLATAGALRSTVSLKEAFVARINAGGTALVYFTYFGGSGDDTGKAVAVDGNLAIIGGSTTSTDLAVVNATQPVPGGARDGYVAVLNSSGSAATFATYLGGYPDDEVLDIAAASVSSFVAVGRTESGDFPAVDRLQRAGGYGEPDGFVTWFRAAPGYSVPFSTNLGAPGVESEEITAVTVDPGDPANRIYVGGWTRSSGFPADRRPAVAREIAGGNTDPLVTPPQSDGFYARLTTSTGACAPEMWLEPSSNGTDAVVPRSDRVEARRLFLKVRAAHNCAWSITVPPPWLSSSATTGTGVATMVLEAQDNGTLSTRTASLAVSPGGASVTVTQAGACFLSVSPSLVTIPKTGAAVSLTLTADAGCPWDIGPLPLPNWLTVAQTSGLPRKGSAKFSISAAPLAREGSRSIFLAFRNDTGPRVVVTQEGCTYSLGVLPVLPFGGATNPMTITTDPGCPWSIRDLPQWLTASPASGTGSGTVQLTAAPNPDESRFHDGSVGLVSFRVRQASQACSVLSGPADFAVSHRGGTVRIPVTAGPGCFWLVGGDNIGASGRGASVASLELTPNFSTVPRHFDCTVRDPNIDQVLHSFSIDQAGLPPAVPSPMAPRYPGSVINQFRFADSNGAADISVLNILIADALDGRNACYLAFVPGASKLFVVNDQGDALVQPPMMFSTSGISGFTANSQCVVGPTANLSMAGEGIEMTLGIAASTTFTGSKVLYAAARDGAGNNSGWVPMSIWRGSAKPPTNAPAATFSEPPRGIGRTDRFVLKATDPNGAVDIQSVSFLLNGAIDGRHACYLGYHRPSNSLQLVNDNGNGVKGTMVLDGGPGVVENSQCRVLAAGSSASASGNEITLTLNVEFKAAFAGDKVLYLGIQDQVSTSGWTPMSTYTVIP; from the coding sequence GTGAAGGTTTTTTCGGTAATTCTGCTTGTGCTGGCAGCGTTCGCCCAAGGCGCTCCCCGCACTGACGCGGTGAATCTTGGCGAACAGCCCGTTTGGTTCGAGGAGAACCGTGGCCAGGTGGACACGCGGGCCCGATACTTCGCGCGGGGGCGGGGTTACCACGTTTATCTGAACAGTTCCGAGGCGATTCTGGCGCTGCACGGCGAGAAGCCTGCCGTGTTGACGATGAAGCTCGACGGGGCGCGGCGGGAGGCGTCGATCGAGGGTGGCGGGATGAACGCGGATCGAAGTTCGTATTTCCACGGGAACGACCCGAAGAAGTGGGTGACGGGCGTGGCGCATCACTCGTCGGTGCGAGTGCGCGGGGCTTGGGAAGGCGTCGACGTTCGTTACTACGAGAACGGACGGCGATTGCTGGAGCACGACTTCGTGGTGGCGGCAGGTGCGGACGCGTCGCGGATCCGGATGCGGTTCGAGGGGGCGGGGGCGGTGCGAGTGGAGAAGGACGGGGCGCTCACGATCGAGACGGCGGCGGGTCCGGTGCGGTGGGAGAAGCCGGAGGCGTATCAGACGGTGGACGGCGCGCGGCGGGATGTGGAGAGCGCGTACCGGGTGGGGAAAGACGGGGCGGTGGATTTCGTGTTGGGCGAGTATGACCGGGGGGCGGAGCTGGTGATCGACCCGGAGTTGGTTTATGCGCGGTTCGTGGGCGGGTCGGGGCAGGACCAGATCACGGACATGGTATATCGGCCGGGTGCGGATGAGCTATTGATTGTGGGAGAGACATCGAGCATCGACATCCCAATTCTCAATGCTTTTGACGATCGGATCGAGGTTGCTTACTTTCAGGCCGAGGCGTTTCTTTTGCGAACAACGCCGACCGGCCCGAGACATTTCACTTATATCGGGGGACGGGGCTGGGATACCGCGGCCGGAGTTGCCGTCGATAGCGCCGGCAGTGCCTACTTGTGTGGGACGACGGGTTCCACCGATTTTCCGGCCCAAGGCGGAGTGTTTCCTTCCTCGGCCGCGGATGGATACCGCGTGTACATCCTGAAGCTTCCAGCCGATGGAAGAACGCTGGCGTATTCGAGCCTGATCGGCGGCGGCACTTCCTACCAACAGGCCAGGGCGATTGCCATCGACGCTCAAGGGGCCGCCTACGTCACGGGGCTGACCTCATCGTCGAACTTCCCAGTAACTGCCGGCGCATTCCGGCCGGCGAACTCCAACTTCCTATCCGACGCTTTCGTATTGAAGCTGAACGCACAGGGGACGGCTCTGGTGTATGCGAGTTATCTCGGAGGCTTTCAGGACGACGAAGGGAATGGGATCGCAGTGAACGCGTCGGGCGAGGCGTTCGTGGTAGGGACGACCTATTCCGAATCTCTGGCGACAGCCGGCGCTCTCCGTTCGACAGTGAGCCTCAAGGAAGCCTTCGTTGCACGAATCAATGCAGGCGGAACAGCCCTTGTCTATTTCACTTACTTCGGGGGATCGGGAGACGACACGGGTAAGGCTGTCGCCGTGGACGGCAACCTCGCCATTATAGGCGGGAGTACAACGTCCACCGATCTGGCGGTGGTCAACGCCACTCAACCCGTTCCAGGCGGCGCCAGGGACGGTTACGTCGCGGTACTGAATTCGAGTGGCTCGGCGGCAACGTTTGCCACTTATCTGGGCGGATACCCCGACGACGAAGTGCTGGACATCGCGGCGGCTTCTGTTTCGTCATTTGTTGCGGTGGGCAGGACGGAGTCGGGCGATTTTCCAGCCGTGGATCGCCTGCAGCGTGCCGGCGGCTATGGTGAGCCGGACGGGTTCGTAACCTGGTTCCGGGCGGCCCCTGGCTACTCGGTTCCTTTCTCGACCAATCTGGGTGCCCCCGGCGTTGAAAGCGAGGAAATCACGGCAGTGACCGTAGACCCAGGCGACCCAGCGAATCGCATCTATGTTGGGGGCTGGACCAGGAGCAGCGGCTTCCCCGCGGACAGGCGACCGGCGGTGGCGCGCGAGATTGCAGGCGGCAACACGGATCCCCTCGTAACGCCCCCGCAAAGCGATGGCTTCTACGCGAGGTTGACCACGAGCACGGGAGCGTGCGCTCCAGAGATGTGGCTGGAGCCATCCTCCAACGGAACGGACGCAGTGGTGCCGCGATCCGACAGGGTGGAGGCGCGGCGGCTATTTCTGAAAGTACGGGCTGCCCACAACTGCGCGTGGAGCATTACGGTTCCCCCACCGTGGCTCTCGAGCAGCGCAACGACAGGCACAGGTGTGGCAACGATGGTGTTGGAGGCCCAGGACAACGGAACGTTGAGTACGCGAACTGCGTCGCTCGCAGTATCGCCGGGCGGCGCCTCGGTGACGGTTACACAGGCGGGTGCATGCTTCCTGTCGGTGAGCCCGAGTCTGGTGACGATCCCGAAGACCGGCGCTGCCGTCAGCCTCACGTTGACGGCCGATGCAGGTTGCCCGTGGGACATCGGGCCGTTGCCGCTTCCGAACTGGTTGACCGTTGCGCAGACGAGCGGGTTACCGCGAAAGGGTAGCGCGAAGTTCTCCATTTCGGCGGCGCCGCTCGCCCGAGAAGGCTCGCGCAGCATCTTTCTTGCTTTTCGAAATGACACCGGACCGCGAGTCGTCGTCACGCAAGAGGGATGTACGTACAGCCTTGGGGTGCTTCCGGTGCTTCCATTCGGAGGAGCCACGAATCCCATGACGATCACTACCGACCCTGGGTGTCCCTGGTCCATCCGCGATCTTCCTCAGTGGTTGACCGCATCGCCGGCGAGCGGAACCGGCTCTGGAACCGTGCAACTTACAGCGGCGCCGAATCCGGACGAGTCGCGATTTCACGACGGCTCCGTGGGACTGGTTAGCTTCCGGGTGCGCCAGGCATCTCAGGCCTGCTCCGTGCTTTCGGGACCAGCGGACTTCGCGGTGAGCCACCGCGGCGGGACGGTTCGTATCCCAGTAACCGCCGGCCCCGGCTGCTTTTGGCTAGTCGGGGGCGACAATATCGGGGCTTCAGGAAGGGGAGCCAGCGTAGCCTCCCTGGAGCTGACGCCCAACTTCTCCACGGTGCCGCGCCATTTCGATTGTACGGTCCGCGATCCGAATATCGATCAGGTGCTGCATAGCTTTTCGATTGATCAAGCGGGCCTGCCGCCAGCAGTCCCAAGCCCCATGGCTCCGCGATATCCCGGTTCGGTCATCAATCAATTCCGGTTCGCGGATTCCAATGGCGCCGCGGATATCAGTGTGTTGAACATCCTGATCGCGGACGCGCTGGACGGCCGGAATGCGTGCTACCTGGCTTTCGTGCCGGGGGCCTCCAAGCTCTTTGTCGTCAACGATCAAGGCGACGCTCTTGTTCAGCCGCCCATGATGTTTTCAACATCGGGGATCAGCGGGTTCACGGCCAACTCGCAGTGCGTCGTTGGGCCGACTGCCAACCTTTCGATGGCTGGAGAGGGCATTGAGATGACCCTTGGGATCGCGGCCTCGACGACCTTCACCGGCTCCAAAGTGCTGTATGCGGCGGCGCGGGACGGCGCGGGAAACAACTCCGGGTGGGTACCCATGAGCATCTGGAGGGGATCCGCGAAACCACCGACGAACGCTCCCGCGGCCACGTTCTCGGAGCCACCACGGGGTATCGGCCGGACAGATCGCTTTGTCCTGAAGGCAACGGACCCGAATGGAGCCGTGGACATTCAGTCTGTGTCGTTCCTGCTCAATGGCGCGATCGACGGACGCCATGCGTGTTACTTGGGATACCATCGCCCTTCGAATTCGCTTCAGTTGGTCAACGACAACGGGAACGGAGTGAAGGGCACGATGGTTCTCGACGGCGGGCCGGGTGTGGTGGAGAACAGCCAGTGCCGGGTTCTGGCGGCCGGGTCGTCGGCGTCGGCTTCCGGAAACGAGATCACGCTCACGTTGAACGTCGAGTTCAAGGCTGCATTCGCCGGCGATAAGGTCTTGTATCTGGGCATTCAGGACCAGGTGTCCACGTCGGGATGGACGCCGATGTCGACTTACACGGTGATTCCGTAG
- a CDS encoding PEP-CTERM sorting domain-containing protein gives MRIRVFAHLIPLLAAIPAAAAPVCMQGGTLQSYLDVSASDGGCQIDNFQMSNWAFATVGVFAQPVTASNIVVNYSINASGLPDISFSGTWTADAFPLADATSVIAYSIEALNNSYIITGVGISAEGSVSPLTAGLVPTGAAALTELNCVGGLTDIRDPGNLGGVLPLPGNLGDVACSGGSANVNTTASLAPGVGVSANANVSFGAGDNFIDIVKILVVSDLLNVPLSGVDGFGTLTSVSQQFQGTAVPAQTPEPTTLSMMGVGGLLLAWARRRTVRSRA, from the coding sequence ATGAGAATTCGTGTGTTTGCACACCTGATCCCCCTCCTTGCAGCGATTCCGGCGGCAGCCGCGCCGGTTTGCATGCAAGGGGGAACCCTACAGTCGTATCTGGACGTATCGGCGAGCGACGGAGGCTGCCAGATCGACAATTTTCAGATGTCGAACTGGGCTTTCGCCACGGTGGGAGTGTTCGCGCAGCCGGTTACCGCGTCGAACATCGTGGTCAACTACAGCATCAATGCCTCCGGCCTGCCGGACATTTCGTTCAGTGGAACCTGGACGGCGGACGCATTTCCGCTGGCGGACGCAACCAGCGTCATCGCATACTCGATCGAAGCGCTCAACAATAGCTACATCATTACGGGCGTTGGAATCAGCGCGGAGGGTTCCGTATCGCCGCTGACCGCGGGCCTGGTTCCGACCGGCGCGGCGGCGCTCACGGAGCTGAACTGTGTAGGCGGGCTCACAGATATTCGCGATCCGGGGAACCTCGGCGGCGTGCTTCCGTTGCCGGGAAACCTCGGCGACGTCGCCTGTTCGGGCGGGTCGGCGAACGTCAACACCACGGCGAGTCTGGCTCCTGGCGTCGGAGTTAGCGCCAACGCCAATGTCAGTTTCGGCGCGGGCGACAATTTCATCGATATCGTGAAAATTCTCGTGGTATCGGACCTGCTGAACGTCCCGTTGTCGGGCGTGGACGGATTCGGCACGCTCACCAGCGTGTCGCAGCAGTTCCAGGGCACGGCAGTGCCGGCGCAAACGCCGGAGCCGACGACGCTGAGCATGATGGGCGTGGGTGGATTGCTGCTCGCCTGGGCGCGGCGCCGGACCGTTCGTAGCCGCGCCTGA
- a CDS encoding SBBP repeat-containing protein, with protein MKFLQGLLALAAVIAQAAPRTDAVNLGEQPVWFEENRGQVDARARYFARGHGYHVYLNNSEAILALHGEKPAVLTMKLDGARREAAIEGGGTNADRSSYFHGNDPKKWVTGVEHHSSVRVRGAWEGVDVRYYENGRRLLEHDFVVAAGADASRIRMRFEGAAAVRVEKDGALAIETAAGPVRWEKPEAYQTVDGARRDVESAYRVRKDGAVDFVLGEYDRGAELVIDPELVYARFVGGSGDDQINDIVYRPGADELVIVGETTSVDLPVVNAFDDVGPPYSYYREAFLLRTALTGTKHFTYIGGSNAEAATSVAVDGAGNAYVGGWTSSYDFPAQGGFQSGDSTATRGFVLKLSSSGQALIYSSTIGGGSETQVTSVALDGTGAVYSTGFTSASNFPVTVGAFQTIRPANTSYPGSDAFVAKLNPAGTALVYASYLGGSGEDRGNAIAVNVSGEAFVAGTTASAFLATQGALRTAVSGQDAFVARISATGNAKLYFTYFGGSGDEEGKALALDANVAIVGGSTTSMDLAVVNATQATSGGSKDGFIAILDANGTATTFATYLGGYPDDTVNDIAAVSASSFVAVGGTSSGNFPTVSRIQRPGLVGEPDGFVTWFRATPGYGIAFSTNLGGPGTAEEAITSVSIDPADIGNRIYVGGWTKNPGFPADGRPAVAKEYGAGQSCCSTDTTDGFYARLTTAAGACTPEMWIEPSVNGTDAVIGNGSYNEASKLYVKVRAAGSCAWSVTAPPAWMTVSRTSGTGVDALVLQSQPNNTGVLRSASLTISPGGGSVAIVQGANSCYQQLSPNPVTLSEMGAATALTLAADPNCAWERRPIYLPPWLTVTQTSGQPNRGNATFTVSGTAFLTAGSRFIDLSFGSNNVRVVQNGCAVSLGTLPGFPAGGATQPLSITTGTGCTWAFTGLPTWLTVAPSSGAGPATVQVTAASNNQGYQRNHAIQLGNASVQAIQTSQNCDAVASPGNLAIGFRGGLISVPVNASIGCRWRITDVNGNGYAGSGTGAGTGQMSISANLTPSTLTTNWTIRDEQTSQVLAAFTVQQSGLPAASPVVLSASSDYNGYYVSFADANGESDLNVVNVLIADALDGRHACYLAFVRDTSTLFLVNDAGDGLVQPGLPVDQYSGTGFTANSQCVVNGSATSLSTSGARLDLRLGLTGSQAFRGPKVVYLAARDKANNNSGWVPGGIWQGVPQDVTSAPRAISAQPAAGTGRAQVFEVTAYDTNGAIDIQSVSFLLSGAIDGRQACYFGYHRPSNSLQLINDNGSGIKGSIVLDGGAGVIENNQCRIRSAGSSSTVSGDELRLTLNVEFKAAFAGDRVLYLGIQDLISTSGWTPLVTYTVIP; from the coding sequence GTGAAGTTTCTTCAGGGATTACTGGCACTCGCCGCGGTTATCGCCCAGGCCGCGCCGCGCACTGACGCGGTGAATCTTGGCGAGCAGCCGGTCTGGTTCGAGGAGAACCGGGGCCAGGTGGACGCGCGGGCACGGTACTTCGCGCGCGGACACGGCTATCACGTTTATCTCAACAATTCCGAGGCGATTCTGGCGCTGCACGGCGAGAAGCCTGCCGTGTTGACGATGAAGCTCGACGGGGCGCGGCGGGAGGCGGCGATCGAGGGCGGCGGGACGAACGCGGATCGAAGTTCGTATTTCCATGGGAACGACCCGAAGAAGTGGGTGACCGGCGTGGAGCATCACTCGTCGGTGCGAGTGCGCGGGGCGTGGGAAGGCGTGGACGTTCGTTACTACGAGAACGGGCGGCGATTGCTGGAACATGACTTCGTGGTGGCGGCGGGGGCGGACGCTTCGCGAATCCGGATGCGGTTCGAGGGTGCGGCGGCAGTGCGGGTGGAGAAGGACGGGGCGCTCGCGATCGAAACGGCGGCGGGGCCGGTGCGGTGGGAGAAGCCGGAGGCGTATCAGACGGTGGACGGCGCGCGGCGGGATGTGGAGAGCGCGTACCGGGTGCGGAAGGACGGGGCGGTGGATTTCGTGTTGGGCGAGTACGACCGGGGGGCGGAGCTGGTGATCGACCCGGAGTTGGTTTATGCGCGGTTCGTGGGCGGGTCCGGGGATGACCAGATCAACGACATTGTGTACCGGCCGGGCGCGGACGAGCTGGTGATCGTGGGAGAGACGACGAGCGTGGACCTGCCGGTTGTGAATGCTTTCGACGACGTTGGTCCGCCGTACTCGTACTATCGGGAGGCGTTCCTGTTGCGCACTGCATTGACTGGCACCAAGCACTTCACGTACATAGGCGGAAGCAACGCCGAGGCAGCCACAAGCGTTGCGGTGGACGGCGCGGGCAATGCCTATGTGGGCGGCTGGACCAGCTCGTACGACTTCCCGGCTCAGGGAGGGTTTCAGTCCGGGGATTCCACAGCGACGCGCGGTTTCGTTCTGAAGCTTTCGTCCAGTGGCCAAGCCTTGATCTACTCGAGTACAATCGGCGGCGGCAGCGAAACACAGGTGACTTCGGTCGCGTTGGACGGAACTGGCGCGGTTTATTCGACGGGATTCACCTCGGCGAGCAACTTCCCAGTGACCGTGGGAGCTTTCCAAACGATCCGGCCGGCGAATACCAGCTATCCGGGTTCCGACGCCTTCGTCGCCAAGTTGAATCCTGCCGGGACCGCGCTGGTCTACGCGAGCTACCTGGGTGGCTCGGGAGAAGACCGAGGGAACGCAATTGCGGTAAACGTGTCGGGCGAGGCGTTTGTGGCCGGTACTACCGCCTCGGCCTTCCTGGCCACGCAGGGCGCACTGAGGACCGCGGTGTCGGGACAGGACGCCTTCGTTGCGCGCATCAGCGCGACCGGCAACGCGAAACTGTACTTCACCTATTTCGGAGGCTCCGGCGACGAGGAGGGCAAAGCCTTGGCGTTGGATGCGAACGTGGCGATTGTCGGCGGATCGACGACATCGATGGATCTGGCGGTGGTGAATGCCACGCAGGCCACGTCGGGCGGCAGCAAGGATGGATTCATCGCCATCCTGGACGCCAACGGTACCGCCACCACGTTCGCTACCTATCTGGGCGGTTATCCGGACGATACGGTGAACGATATCGCGGCAGTCTCGGCCTCGTCGTTCGTTGCCGTGGGCGGCACTTCGTCGGGCAACTTCCCGACCGTTAGCCGGATTCAGAGGCCGGGCCTGGTGGGCGAGCCGGATGGATTCGTTACGTGGTTCCGGGCGACGCCGGGTTACGGGATCGCCTTTTCGACGAATCTTGGCGGGCCGGGGACGGCGGAGGAGGCTATCACTTCGGTCAGCATCGACCCCGCTGACATCGGCAACCGGATCTATGTCGGCGGCTGGACCAAGAACCCGGGCTTCCCCGCGGACGGCCGCCCGGCGGTGGCGAAGGAATACGGCGCAGGACAATCCTGCTGTAGCACGGACACAACCGATGGTTTCTACGCCCGCCTGACCACCGCGGCGGGCGCATGCACGCCGGAGATGTGGATTGAGCCGAGCGTGAACGGAACAGACGCGGTGATCGGCAATGGCAGCTACAACGAAGCTTCCAAGCTTTACGTGAAGGTGCGCGCGGCGGGTAGCTGCGCGTGGTCCGTGACGGCGCCGCCCGCGTGGATGACTGTCAGCAGAACGAGCGGGACCGGGGTGGACGCCCTGGTACTGCAGAGCCAACCGAACAACACAGGCGTTCTGCGGTCGGCCAGTCTGACGATATCGCCCGGGGGCGGGTCAGTTGCCATCGTGCAGGGCGCCAACTCGTGCTATCAGCAGCTCAGCCCGAATCCGGTGACCCTGTCGGAAATGGGGGCCGCGACTGCGCTCACACTCGCGGCAGACCCAAACTGCGCCTGGGAACGGCGGCCGATCTACCTCCCACCGTGGCTGACCGTCACCCAGACGAGCGGACAGCCGAATCGGGGAAACGCGACTTTCACGGTATCGGGAACCGCCTTTCTGACCGCGGGGAGTCGTTTCATCGACCTCAGCTTCGGAAGCAACAACGTGCGGGTGGTGCAGAACGGATGCGCGGTTTCTTTAGGAACGCTTCCGGGATTTCCCGCCGGGGGCGCGACGCAGCCTCTTTCGATCACCACCGGCACCGGTTGTACATGGGCATTCACCGGGTTGCCGACGTGGTTGACGGTAGCGCCGTCGAGCGGCGCCGGCCCGGCTACTGTTCAAGTGACCGCGGCGTCAAACAACCAGGGTTACCAACGAAACCACGCGATTCAGCTCGGGAACGCGAGCGTGCAGGCCATCCAAACCTCGCAGAATTGTGACGCGGTAGCAAGCCCCGGCAACCTGGCGATTGGTTTCCGCGGCGGCTTGATATCCGTTCCGGTGAACGCTTCCATCGGATGCCGTTGGCGCATCACGGATGTGAACGGAAATGGCTACGCCGGCTCCGGAACCGGGGCCGGCACGGGGCAAATGAGCATTTCGGCAAATCTGACGCCGAGCACGCTTACCACCAACTGGACCATTCGGGACGAGCAAACCAGTCAGGTTCTGGCGGCCTTCACCGTCCAGCAGTCGGGCTTGCCCGCAGCGTCGCCCGTGGTTTTGAGCGCCTCCAGCGATTACAACGGGTACTACGTATCCTTCGCGGACGCCAATGGGGAATCCGATCTCAACGTGGTGAACGTGCTGATCGCCGATGCTCTCGACGGACGGCACGCGTGTTATCTGGCTTTCGTCCGGGATACCTCGACGCTCTTCCTCGTCAACGACGCCGGGGATGGGCTGGTGCAGCCGGGCCTTCCCGTGGACCAGTACAGCGGCACCGGGTTTACGGCGAACTCGCAGTGCGTGGTGAACGGCTCAGCGACTTCGCTATCCACCTCCGGAGCCCGGCTCGACCTACGATTGGGACTGACGGGTTCGCAGGCGTTTCGGGGACCGAAGGTGGTTTACCTCGCCGCGCGCGACAAGGCCAACAACAATTCGGGCTGGGTGCCTGGCGGGATTTGGCAGGGAGTTCCGCAGGACGTGACCTCCGCGCCGCGCGCCATTTCAGCCCAACCTGCCGCTGGCACGGGCCGTGCACAGGTATTCGAGGTGACGGCCTACGACACGAACGGCGCGATCGATATTCAATCCGTCTCGTTCCTGCTGAGCGGCGCCATCGACGGCCGGCAGGCGTGCTACTTCGGATACCACAGGCCCAGCAACTCGCTCCAGCTCATCAACGACAACGGCAGTGGGATCAAGGGTTCCATCGTGCTCGACGGAGGCGCGGGCGTGATTGAGAACAACCAGTGCCGGATTCGGTCGGCCGGGTCTTCGTCAACGGTATCCGGGGACGAACTCAGGCTCACTTTGAACGTCGAATTCAAGGCCGCATTCGCCGGCGACAGGGTGCTGTACCTGGGGATTCAGGATTTGATCTCGACTTCCGGGTGGACTCCGTTAGTCACGTATACCGTGATTCCGTAG